Proteins encoded within one genomic window of Dermatophilus congolensis:
- a CDS encoding o-succinylbenzoate synthase — protein MSSWPTLAELLDSSSVVRIPMNTRFRGVTHREAMLFRGPTGWGEWSPFVEYGPAESSRWLAAAIEAAWCGWPEPVREVVPVNATVPAVPANRVADILDRYDGFAAVKVKVAEQGQSLAEDADRVAAVRDYVGVDVPVRLDANAGWDVRAAMEAIAVLSRYSLEYVEQPVAEVEDLARLRRALVTAGRSVRIAADESIRKAEDPLRVARAEAADLIVVKVAPLGGVRRALEIAEQVGLPTVVSSALDTSVGIGAGVALAAALPELEFACGLGTVALLAGDVSRSSLVPRGGVLPVGCVEVDSGLVEQFEVPVERVQWWNQRLGGAYRYVCDSPGL, from the coding sequence CTCATCGGGAGGCCATGCTTTTTCGAGGGCCTACTGGCTGGGGGGAGTGGTCGCCTTTTGTGGAGTATGGCCCGGCTGAGTCCTCACGGTGGTTGGCTGCGGCGATTGAGGCTGCCTGGTGCGGCTGGCCTGAACCTGTTCGTGAAGTTGTTCCGGTCAACGCCACGGTTCCAGCTGTGCCAGCTAATCGAGTGGCGGACATTCTCGATCGTTATGACGGGTTCGCTGCGGTGAAGGTCAAGGTGGCTGAGCAGGGGCAGAGCTTAGCTGAGGATGCGGATAGGGTTGCAGCGGTCCGGGATTATGTTGGAGTGGACGTCCCGGTGCGTTTGGATGCTAATGCGGGCTGGGACGTGCGCGCCGCGATGGAGGCTATTGCTGTGTTGTCGCGGTACAGCCTCGAGTATGTAGAGCAGCCTGTGGCTGAGGTGGAGGATTTGGCGCGTCTTCGTCGTGCTCTTGTGACGGCGGGTCGCAGTGTGCGTATCGCTGCTGATGAGTCGATCCGTAAGGCGGAAGATCCTTTACGAGTTGCTCGTGCTGAGGCTGCTGATCTCATTGTGGTCAAGGTTGCGCCGTTGGGGGGGGTGCGCCGTGCCCTTGAGATTGCTGAGCAGGTGGGGTTACCGACTGTGGTGAGTAGTGCTTTGGACACTTCGGTGGGTATTGGGGCTGGGGTGGCGCTTGCGGCTGCGCTTCCAGAGCTTGAGTTTGCGTGTGGTTTAGGCACGGTTGCGTTGCTGGCTGGGGATGTATCGCGCAGTTCGTTGGTGCCTAGGGGAGGGGTGCTTCCGGTGGGGTGTGTAGAGGTGGATTCAGGTTTGGTGGAGCAGTTTGAGGTGCCTGTGGAGCGGGTGCAGTGGTGGAATCAACGGTTGGGGGGCGCTTATCGCTATGTGTGTGATTCTCCAGGACTTTGA
- a CDS encoding amidohydrolase, with protein sequence MSIADITAKVPALAEMQETLYKHLHENPELSMVETETRALIAGKLTEYGYDVKEIGGGVVGVLANGQGRTVLFRADIDALPVQEATGLDYASTKVMKDQDGIEQPVMHACGHDMHVVAGLGAAQLLAEHKDTWSGTYIALFQPAEETAQGAQSMVDAGLIDAIPKPDVCLGQHVLAAPVAGKVAVASGPILSTAVSAKVTVYGKGSHGSMPHLGVDPVLLASSIVMRLQSVVAREIAPSDFGVITIGALQAGQKANIIPDHAELRINFRAYSEDIRDQLVEAMERIVKAECEASRSPREPEFEYSDRYPLTDNDEQAALTVTEALREGLGAERVEHMPPVTASEDFSNIPRAFDVPYVYWGFGGYTEGSPVYPNHNPSFAPAIQPTLTTGTEAAVSAVLGFLRKA encoded by the coding sequence GTGTCTATCGCTGATATCACCGCCAAGGTTCCGGCATTAGCTGAAATGCAGGAGACTCTTTACAAGCACCTCCATGAGAACCCTGAACTTTCCATGGTCGAGACTGAAACTCGCGCACTCATCGCGGGCAAGCTTACTGAGTACGGTTATGACGTCAAGGAAATTGGCGGCGGCGTGGTAGGAGTCCTGGCCAATGGTCAGGGGCGCACCGTCTTGTTCCGCGCAGATATCGATGCTCTTCCCGTGCAGGAAGCAACCGGCCTTGACTACGCCTCAACAAAGGTCATGAAAGATCAGGACGGCATCGAACAGCCCGTTATGCACGCGTGCGGTCACGACATGCATGTCGTCGCTGGCCTTGGCGCTGCTCAGCTGCTTGCTGAGCATAAAGACACCTGGAGCGGTACATACATCGCCCTGTTCCAGCCCGCAGAGGAAACTGCTCAGGGCGCCCAATCCATGGTGGATGCTGGACTCATTGACGCGATTCCAAAGCCTGATGTGTGCCTAGGGCAGCATGTGTTGGCTGCCCCCGTAGCTGGCAAAGTAGCGGTTGCGTCCGGGCCGATCCTGTCAACCGCGGTGTCTGCCAAAGTCACCGTGTATGGCAAGGGGTCCCACGGTTCCATGCCGCACTTGGGTGTCGACCCGGTCTTGCTTGCCTCCTCCATCGTGATGCGTTTGCAGTCTGTGGTGGCCCGCGAGATTGCCCCCAGCGACTTTGGCGTCATCACTATCGGTGCGCTACAGGCCGGACAAAAAGCCAACATCATTCCTGATCATGCTGAGCTGCGCATCAACTTCCGTGCCTACTCCGAGGACATTCGTGACCAGCTCGTTGAGGCGATGGAACGCATCGTCAAAGCCGAATGCGAGGCTTCGCGTAGCCCTAGAGAACCAGAGTTTGAGTACTCCGATCGTTATCCGCTCACCGACAACGATGAGCAGGCTGCCCTGACCGTCACCGAAGCGCTTCGTGAAGGGCTGGGGGCCGAGCGTGTTGAGCACATGCCTCCTGTTACTGCTTCGGAAGATTTCAGCAACATTCCTCGCGCTTTCGACGTTCCCTACGTCTATTGGGGTTTCGGTGGCTACACCGAAGGTTCCCCGGTTTATCCGAACCACAACCCCAGTTTCGCGCCAGCTATTCAACCGACGCTGACCACCGGCACCGAAGCCGCCGTTTCGGCGGTTCTTGGTTTCCTCCGCAAAGCGTGA